In the genome of Anabrus simplex isolate iqAnaSimp1 chromosome 6, ASM4041472v1, whole genome shotgun sequence, one region contains:
- the LOC136875374 gene encoding enhancer of rudimentary homolog: MSHTILLIQTGLGADTKTYSHYDTLNECIEGVCKIYEEHLKRDNPNSQFIVYNIAQLFHFVDQLAGLSCLIHHKSTNSYAAYNKDWIKKKIYDLLRRQAYLRQKQEECE, translated from the coding sequence ATGTCGCATACCATCTTGCTCATTCAAACAGGTCTCGGTGCGGACACGAAAACGTACTCCCATTACGATACGCTTAATGAATGCATTGAGGGTGTGTGCAAGATTTACGAAGAACACCTGAAAAGAGACAATCCCAATTCACAGTTTATAGTTTACAACATCGCACAGTTGTTTCATTTTGTTGACCAGTTGGCTGGTCTGTCGTGTCTGATCCACCACAAGAGCACCAATTCATATGCAGCATACAACAAGGACTggataaagaaaaaaatatatgatCTCCTGCGGAGACAAGCGTATCTTCGTCAGAAACAAGAAGAGTGTGAATAA